The DNA region atatattttctatttttttttctttgagtAGTGACAACTATGCCTGTTAGTAAGAATTGTGCAAATCAACGGCAAGTTGTAGTTAAAGACGAAATTTTGCGGAATCGAGCTCTGTCCGAGGCACATCGTTGGTTTGCTAGACAAGTGACACAGCTAATtgggagaaaaataaatttttaaacggttgaaatgaaaagttttaagtagaaaatgattaatttacaaGAAAGGCCAATTACTTTGCAATGAAAACATTTATCAGCCTCCGGTAAAGTATTATCTATCTATATCGCTCGCTGAAAAAAGGATTAAAAgcttattttatgaaatatgataTCCTTGTTAAATGGTATATTGATCGGATAATTGTGGCACTCCCATTCTAGTAAATAGTTCAATTTCACAATTAATTCTCACGGATAGGAATCTCAAATGCGTCGCTCTACTAGCAAACCGACAACATGATTTTAGATTATTCAGAATTGCTAACAACTACCTCACAGTGCAACTCAAGTATTGATTAGTTTGAaaaattctctctctctatatatgtgtgtatatatatatatacacatagcaacatatatatatacataggaaacgagaaataaatgaaactcTAGCTTGAGGAAAAAAATTAACATTCAGATTGCACAAATTTAGAATATGCAGAATTTTGATAGGCgtctcgataaaaaaaaaatgtttcacaaAAATAATAAGATTCATATACATTATAATTCGAAACTCTCTGTTAGCTAGTCCTattaaagtaacacagtatctATTAAAGTAATATACGCGTTGGAATATACGTAAGAATGTTTCAAACACTTGTTCTAACTTTTCAAATCATTTGCAAGTTGCACTACAAAAACGTGGACTATTTAATGACGACTAGAATAGCGCATTAATTAATCCGTGATTTCGTTGAAAAAATATCAGCTAGATAACCAGTTGCAGGACTCTTGATCAGATTAGAGtatcataaaatttcatttagagCTGTTGTAAGCGGTACAGCTGACAAAACGAATTACCCTTTTATCCGAGGCTTATTCAAGCTAAATTTTTAGGCCTCATTGTCTTCTTAATCGTATCCGACTTCTTTATGACAATGTTGGTATAATTGgtcgatttttttctttttttcttttgataaGGAAGACTGGAAGGAATAATGGACGTAAAAAAAGAACATTCATATATTCACCTGTTCCATTTTCTCCACTGGGTCGGATACGCGCGTCGTACCGTCCTGGTCCTAGAATGTCGTCTAATACCTCCTTCTCCTTTTCCCGGAAATTCACCACCTTTTTCTGCAGCTGCGCACATCTGCAAtcataacaagaaatatataaataacatccTTTCTGCACTTGTTTTGAATTCTTTTGTTCTTCTAGACATCAAATTAACCCCTTAAcgtacgatttacgttcgagaatttaccTACTGAtccgatcatctactacgggctatacccgtaatatttatgtttagcccgatcatcgtactaagGGCTATACccataatatttacgtttggtccgatcatcgtactacgggctatgcccgtagttacAGGTTAAGGAGTTAATTTATAACTTGTACGTAGAATGCGCGTTTTGATGCGTCTTTTATACTTCTATGAACATAATTAAAGAAGCGgaatgtaaatagaaattttcttcgtgtattaaatactataataaatactcTACTTTGATtatcttgtatattttatataatataatatatctgaGGTGGATTAAACGTGTAGGTGTATTTAATAATGCAACGAGTGgatgaaattgtaatagttggtTATATTAAAATCAGTGGAAGTACAAGTACAAAGTACAAGTAGAGATCGCAGAAAGGATAACAATTCAACTATGTTCTAGGGAACACGTTCATATACATGTATTGACGGACTTATTACAAGAAGTTCAAAGTTATATTTGTCATGTAACTCCAATTGAAGATTACCcgtaattttaataacaatcTGTCCGGAGCTCGTTTGCCTTTAGACCTTGGTACAACTTTGATAGAATAATATGAGTCTCTCCAGATTCGAATTTTTCATTGGCTCATGTGCCACTAcatatttatcttatatatttttgcatattatatgcattgTGTGCATTCTTATACCTTCAAATTTCCCACAAGTGCTTAAAACTCTACaatctatttatatataaaaacttgaaattcataattataaattatagtattGATCTATTCAGAATTTTGTTCATTTCTCTAGACACCAAATTGatgcaaaatttatatttcaaccCTTGGAAGTAATAGATTTAATTGATTGCATAATCTTATCTTCGTTCAGACTTCTGTTGTTTTTCTGGACCTcgaattgataataaaatttaaattcgagCAGCTGGAATTTGTCattaaaagttgaaaatttaattctgATCGCGAATAGCTTAAACGTTGGAGCTTCCTGCACGATAATTTATTAaccaataatattattaaattaacggATTACAGTTATTTTTCCAAAgtatttagtttatttattaagtGTAAGATATTGATTCCTGCGATTAGAAGCTTGAATGATGAAGAATGGATGAGAAACGTACCTTGATAGATGTAGCAAGAATGTTAGTAACACCAATAACTTCAATACTCCAGGCCACATTGCGGTAGCCTGTAATGCAGAAATAAATCATTGTTTAATGCTACAAGAGAATTTAATTCGTTAATGAAAGTCGATATTTACGTTTTTATTCGTGATTAAAGTATGATCTAATAGGTTAAATAGCAATAATTCTgtcaaaagaaatatttgaatcgataaaataattcctATGCATGTTCTCTACTTTTGGATTCCCTTAGAAAAAACTTATTAAAACGAAGAGAaagttttatattatcttcAATTCGAtcggaaaatataaatatttcgatttCTAACTTTTATTAGGAATTTATACGAGCCACGTAGAAGTCAAACCGACTGACTCTATCGAAGTTAATCATTTACTTTCTGGAAAATTAAACATACCTATGTCTATTCTAATACCGGAAATAGGAAATTTTCTGTAAATGCGACTGTCTAGTTTGGTTTCTAATTACCTCGTATAAACTTAATCGCGAATGTTTTTAGCTCGGTTTTAACGagaattttaaattaacttCATCTTAGAATAttcaacaaaatttaatatatgcaTCGGTTCGAACACGGTTCACGCGCAATAAAAGTATACATCAACGGGTTATCAGTTTTATCCCACAAATACGCAGAgtcatgaatatattattatatttataaatatccgTAATTTAGCTCTATGAGCAAGCTAAAATGTATTATATCCCGGTGGAGCAAGTAAAAATCGAATAATTTCCAGAAAATAGACGCGATGAATTTTGCCTATTTGAAGCGAAGCCAAGTTATAGAGACATATGTACGTGTAGCTGTAAACGAGTATAAACGACCGTCGAACAGGAATTACGATACTATGTTGGAAGTTATAGATACTATGTTTTAGTTATGAAGATACTATGTTTTAACAGAGATTGGATCAGAAAATCTCAGAAAATGTGTATTGCAACCGATTAACTATCCAACGTCTGACTGTTGCTCAACGCTTgagaatcaatttttatttcccGAAATTATCACACTATTGAAGTTTCAATGTTCAATTAATCAGGACTTTGAGTATTTTTTTAGAACACCATAAAACGATTGACCGAACAAATCAGGCATTGTCTTGAAATCACACAATACACATAAGACGCTCTAACTTTGTTTAAACACTTAAAAATCCTGAGACTGTATTTCACAGCAATTTAATAGGATTAGCAATTTATAGGGATGTTTTCTCCAAAAAGAGTGGAGATTATTTGAAAATCGGGGAAGAGAACAGAAACTCGTATATATTTGAAGAACTGGACATTGCCTGACTTTGCGCGCACCGATTCTACTGGGCGAGCGTCTGGCCGCACACTGACCTACTACACTGCAGTGACCATATACCGGACACCGTAAGTGACCATACAGTTAAGGCAGCTTTGTTTTTCAACCATGCCACCCTGCCTGCGTATACGCTGTTTTCCTTGATCGATGTTTTCCTCGCCGCTCAAACACGCATAAAATCGCAACGGTGTTGATCACCGTCAAATGTAAACGGTTCGATAACTCGAGAAGAAAACAACGACGAACTTTCGAAAATAGGCACGTATCGTTAATCAGTAAACagcctaaaaaaaaaaaaaaaaaaaaaaaacgtatatGCCTATGGATTTTTCATGAAGTGAAAAGCCTCCTTCTCGATCGTCGAATTCGCTTTGAAATTCCATTCCATAAAAATcgcttaattaataattacctCCGACGGTAAATAAAGTGAGAGGGAGAGCAGGGGATTTTATTAACTGAAAATCGGTTAATTAGTAATTAGTCTTTGCAGTAAACGTCGGAAGAGAGAAAGTGACAAAGGTGAGTTCGACCGAGCACGAAAAATGGATTTTCATTAAGAGAATCGACGAAACTATGAATTATCCGGCTTGTAATTAATGTTATCTTGGAAATTGGATGAATTCGTGAACTCcatgtaatttattatatatcgtCGAGCTCTCTTGTTCTTGGGAAAAGAGTAAATGGAACGGGTCGATTGAATAATGCGATGCATCGCGCGTTCCATTTAATTACGCAAATCGCGCGAGAAGCTGAAAGTTGAAAGCGACAACAGGATACACGAAAGGCAAATGATTGCTGCGAACGGTACTCCATACGAATTAGGTCAGCATCGGATGTGTATATAGTATATGTGagttgtgtatatatacataacatataCGTAAGCgtttgtgtgtatatatatatatatacacacacacacatacgcgCGCgcgtgtatgtacatacatatatacttatgTGCATGTGTGTACACGTATGCGCGGAACGTGTTTGTATTGCTGCTTCTCGAGAGCGCTTAAGCAAGAGCgtgaataaatttctttatcaaACAAATCCTGGATACATGGACGTGTTTTTAAGTAATTGCTTTCCCCCCGTTGCTAAACACCTCCATCTGGCGTTAATTTTAATCAAGTAAAATACGCTCGACTTGTTCCGCTCGACACATTTCATCTCGCTTTACGAGCTTTACGAAACCGTCGTGTAAAAGAGTAGTGAAAAAAATGTTATCCCATTTCATacgtgaaatatttcatatagaAAGTAGTTGATctcctatttcttctttttcttgtttctcgGTTATGCGTCTTTTCAAGTTGCGCGTAATAGCCAGAGATGAAACGTGTAACGAGGCATCCCCAGTGACGCCACCGAGAGAGGGTGTACGGTAACGAGCTAGTCATTAGTTCACGATAACAAAGCAAGCCTATGTTTTTCCTAGCGACTGGACAACCAACATTCATGCAGAAGTCGAGGGATCCATATCTGTGTTACGCACAATCCCCACCACGAGCTCTATCTAAGCCTTTCGCTATTCTATCTAAGACTGTCTATATTCCCCCGTCTTCCTTGTCAATCTTTCTGTTGACCTATACTACGACCTCGATTGACCACCAGACCAGATTGAACTCTGCTCGCCGATTTTTCTATCAATTTCGTTTGTTCTGGCTTCGATTCGATCGCTTTCACAAAAAAGGTTTCAACGTTCACATCGGTCCAGCTACGACcaatcgtaaaataaattaatacggTAGTACATGGTGATTAACGAGGATAATCGGTTGAAATGCATTTGAGGGAGACGTTTGGAATGTTTGGCCGTGGGTGGTGGCCCCGAATCGTTGCTGCACACAACACTCTGGATACGTTTGCAAGTTGTCATTACCCGGTATTAATTTAGGGTCTAAACGAAGCGATACGatatgagaaaagaaaaaagtcgTAGTTACCTGGAGAAGCTGATAATCCTAGGCAATGAGGGCTCCGTGACGTAGTGATACTGGCATGGCGCTTTCTGGTACGACACTGGAACTGTACTCGACTCGTGAAGTGTCCTACCTCGGAAGGTTCGTCTCCTGGACTGCCACCGTTCAGAAACCTACATACACTCACACCTACTACCTGGTTGCTGGCACGCTATTGATCCTGGCCCAGACACCCGTCGACCCACGCAGACGCTTAGCGTTGCCGCGTCGCTTTagcaacatgacgtcattccaCTTCCCAAACCCCGTACCGCATCGGAGCTAGTATGATGCAtcgtccttttcttccttcattTCGTACGGTTACCATCACGAGCGCTACTAATTCTCGCCTAACATGTCCCACCTATCGTCCGTCTGACACTCGTACCTCTTCTACCTTCAAATATCATGATTTTCAACATGACCGCATCAATTGACATGTTCACACGTACCGGTAGAATCATATATATTACCGCAAACAAGGGTTTCCATATTCTTTTCCCGAATGTTTTCTGATCATTTCCAAAGTGCACGTTATTGACAATCAGACCCATTCGGCAGAATTTCATGAAAAGAATACTTTCGTTCGATCAATATCGGAACCATATCGAAATTTTCGAAAGCTAAGTCGAATTCGATCGTTTATATCGATTGATCGCACCGATGTATCTTATATAGAACGCATTGATTAATTATCGATTATTCTAATGATTTTTCGGGGGAAATGCATCTtgaatcgttaaaaataatttttcgattATCGCAGATTCTAGTAGGACAAATTGAATAGTAGATCATAGAAACTACGTATGTGTATATAAATTCATCTTATGTAAACGTATTATCACGTAGAACATCAGCGTCATAAACATCATAAAATGCAATTTTAAAAGCAAAATATACTTTATTATGACCTACAAAAAAGTTTGCTAGCAATTTCATGAACACATGCATAAagaaacaacacgtacttcaatcttttacatttttctgaacttattttatttacttcataaaatTACATTCTATACAGTAACTATATCTAAAAAGTATAGATAAAACATTTTACTTATCAGGCAACGATACAACTTGACTGCACAGTCCGTTGATGGAAAATATTCCTCATtaacaaaattgataaaatcatatgtaattaattattgatgAAGGAATTAAAAAAGTGCATTACATATAACTTTTAGATTCACTTCTCTTATCTGGGTAGTATCTTCTCTGTTCGCCTGAGCTTTCTTTGTATCTTCTTGAAAACGTCATTGGCTTTAGTATAAATTCTTCTAAAGTAcacttaaaaaaataaaaattatacattaattacaaagtataattacaaattactgTAACTTACATTGCTTTGAATATAATCATGCTGTCTCGCTATTTCTATTAAAGAAGATAGTTGCTTgctttcttctacttcttctgtcttcaatttttcttccaGTTTATCTATCTATAAGGCGATTATAAAACAATTAAGGAAGAATGTAGAATactataattattatgtaaGATCTGCTTTAATCGAAACTAATAATTAACAGGACAAATTAAACAATGCACGTAAATATGGATATTGAATTAACTTTACAGTAATAAACTTTAGTTTTACATACCACTTCAGAGAaaaaatagtactgtttattgCGATTAGTATCTCGATCTGTTCCATATTTCAAGATaggaattatttgtatatattttcccAAATGAATATATGCCAACATTTTAAGATTCTTAATAGATATAACTCTCTCTAATGGTATTGCGCTTAATATTTCCATAGCCAGTTCaggtttattatttttaatcagtAAATATGATAATAATGCAGAACTTCTTATGGAAGGCTTCATTGTATTTTGCTGATGTTTCCAATGATCTAATGCAAATTCTACTGCCTCTGGAgtattctaaataaaaaatgtgattaattaaaaacctaaaatattaattaaaataatatagaattactAATTAAAAAGTACCTCCTTCAGACATGCTGCATATATTAAGACGACAGAGCTCCCAATGTATTCCATACCTTCCGCATCCAAAACTTTCTGGTATATCTCTCTCATTtctttatacatattatttttatataacaaacaCATTAAAATGCGGAAAGATGTGCGGTAATTAAAGCTATCTTTTATTGCATCATTATTAAATGCCCCTAAGGCATATTCTGGTTGATTCAAATGATAATACATTCTCATTACGACTGGTCCAAATATGTATTTACCaaacttcttttcttcttgATTCTGAATATACTTCTCTAACATAACATTTAACAGTTGCATATCATTTTCATTAGGTTGTGCTAAATGTATCATTGCTTTTAAATCTTCTGTATATATCACTCCATCCTCATGCTGACATATTTCCTGCATTTTTTCACGAAATACATTTTCTATCGTCATAAACTGATTGCGAAATACGTATCTCGTATTCTCATACAGTGATACGCCTAAGTCTCGTTCCGTATACATAGACCGAACCCCAACTACAAACAATAAAAAGTATTGTTAAAAATCAACTTCGGAAATCTTCCatttattttagaattaatattaatattaatatttgaaacCATTCTCCTCTTATATTATTTGCGTCATGGCCTTTTTTGAACTCGTTATTCTAATTTAAGTCCATGTAGTACAGGTTTAGGTTAAGAATATTACGTaccatttataaaattatatttaaaaaatgcactATTTGCCAGAGAAATATTTAATCTACGAAGTCCTCGGAGACTGGTCGCCATGGTTTAacgaacaaataatattttataatttatattttatataagttATATTAGTATAGCAATAAGACCAGACGAATAAACTACCGGCTATTCCTCACGCTTCAAACACGTAAAAGACCTATATTCTCTTATTATAACGGAAATGATAGTAGAGAAAATCACGTGGTTTCCGATTTTATGGACTACTATGATCAATAGTATAATTGAGGTATAATTGATGTTCTGTTATCACAATTATATCActttttaatgtaataaaacGATTATTTTAGCTGTTTTAAGTAGTTTCTGAAAAGTAAAGtcaaattcataaataaataaaatatttttaccggATGAACTTATATCTTGCTTGGATTATAATTTGTcttaaaatatgttatattttcgtaaaatataaaataattctctatttctaaaataaattggTCTTAATTAGTCGATCAtttacttcatgttatattcaATTCGAATCAATACTTTTTATGCAATGCGATACATATAACACATGAAAATTAccttaattttcataaaaataacttTTGCCCACTAACTTagcatttttaaacatttttaaacgagacagttaaattaattaattaatcaatagttaaaactttataattttctgaaataagaaattacattttctagcattgttttttatttcattcttctttcttaaCATTCATTCTATCTTATTAATCTACGTATGTTTTTATAAAGTTAATGCAAggaatatattgtaatatatttattcaacCCTTATCACTACTTTACATTGTACATTACATTACATCACATTTtgctatattatgtaatattttcatGCTTAAAATTCTCTTTCGATTACTtgtatttatcaaattttatattaattacaattttcagCATCTTTAAATCCATATCAATTTATTCCATCATTTTAACTATCATTGGTGactaatttttttttcattatatttaagtGAATGccttttatattacatttatttagcTTAAAATGAAACTTACAATTACTTAATAGGTACTAAATGACATAGATTTTCATGATATTGAATGATTTAATCCTAAATTAATAGAAGGACAGTAAAGAATGTTGCAAGGAACTAATACTTATACTaagagcaaaaaataaaaattactttaacgTATTCTCAGATATATGCAACTGTTTCTcacttcttctttttaattgaTATTTGTTTGAAAGAACAACATTACGTAATGTTGAATGAAGAAATCTTTTATTAATAGATTCCTTTGGTTTTATCCATCCACTGGGTCCCATTATTTCTGCTCTTTTTGCTCCAATCTTAGCTTCTTCTAATAATGCCTCAACTGCAAGTCTAAGaatcaaattatatattttatattatatcctAAATTAGTTCAACAAACAGACTATAGCAAGTATTttaaagtataataattttattaattcttaacaAACTGGTTATGTCAGGTTTTACATTATTGTCATTATTTTATAACCTTGAAAGCGTCGTATTATCTCTAATGAAATACATATGCAAATAATACAAGTTAACCTTTGTATTCAGGCATGAACAAAGCGAAGCCTAAACTCACCTGTTTAATGTTTCATCATCCATTttctcaatattttataattttcttaacCCTTGCACGCAAAACATGAGAATTTTCTCgttaatttatatctttcacAGACGAACGAAATTGTTCCTTAACAAACAATGAATTTTATTGTTCGTTACAGACAGTagaaaaattttcaatattcttgTTACATACTACATAAACAAATAGTTATCacgtaaatttataataaaaataaaattatactacgTTTATGTACATTATTCCCGTATTGACATAAACAACAGATGTTCGTATAAATTAAGGTTATGTTTACGTTACAAATTAAGTTATGTGCGCTTACGAATACCTCCTATATTATACTTTCATTcgtgatatttaatttataatattttaataacctgaatacaaaaatattagaTTGATACTATCTACAATCTGCAAGATATCATTTGGTAatcataaattatattctagcatatttttaatgcatttcttaaattttacatctaagtaattttaatagttgaaaataaaaatacatgaatttgataaattataagTATGTATTTGTATCAGAGAATATTGCATGTAATTGTTTTAAATGcacattattttaaaaatttatcaaataaaattatctatttatcatacaaattcaaatattcagttatttaataatttaaatctaaTTCTATTTTAGGATGATGGAAGATCCTGAATTGAttgcattaaataaattaaaaaatgacctTGTTGCAAAAGCAAAGAacttaattgaaaaattaaaagaacagGAAAATCAGCAAGAAGTTGTTATGTTAaagttgtattatatttatcctTAAATTTATCCTTTTGTATCAAATCTATTATATCcttgatattaatttttattatttctaaatcAGTTTGCCAAGGACTACAGAATCTGGTAATAacacaaaagaaaaattacaaggacaatatacacatatattatgtaatgtttCTTGTGGAGTCTCTGGTATAACATTTAAAGATATAGATAAGAAATGGTTACATGATAATGTCTATAAATATACAACTTGTTTAAAAACGAAAGCTTTAAATTTATATGTAGAGTTAACAGTAAAATTGGAGGTATATAACACAAAATAATACTActtctataataaaatacattgttTTGATGTATTATTTTTCTGCTTTATTTTAGGATgaaaaagaatttgaaatttgtgaTATAACatgtcattttataaatatcgataaatgTTATATGTTGGAGATTGAATCTTGGGTACAAAATATGACTAGAATGAAAAACTTTTCACTTCTTACATCTGGTAATTCACaagttatataattttttgtgtAACACGAGAAAGCAGTacttaaacattaaaatttgtTCTTCTAGCAATTTCACAATACAGTGAGGAAAACGTGGTAAGAAAAAGGATACTTGATAAGTTGAATGATGGGAAGTATGTAAGTTGTAAACAATGTAAAGAAGAAAATGGTGGAATTttagtatatatacatttaactgAAAACGTAAAGCAGGTGTATTTAATACTTCAATGGTCAGTATTGTTTTCGGAGCAGTATTGGAAAATGGAGCATCATTTTGTCATAAATCCTGAAAAAACTGATAATATATGTAATCAGCACTTTCCTCTTACTGCAAAGTTTGCCCAAGAAAATCAATCTTTGCTGCAAAATTTTTGCAAACCAAACCTTACAAAAGAAAATGTCATTGACTTATGGGATGATCTATGTTCTGTTATTGACATGTACGAAGATAGTAATCAATCGGAAATTAATGATGATATGgagtaatatttttttaaacttaAGCTATTATAAACGTTACTGAATAAACTATCGTCATATAATGTATGATAATAAAgaatcaataaatatttatttcaaatatatttggtgcattataattttcatatattcatatacaGGTTATGTTAAGAAGTATGTAATTAGTGAAATTGTTCTTTTTCGTAacataatatctttttaatactcGTATTAAGatgtatttaacaattattGTCTATTTTGatcaatatttttgatt from Bombus terrestris chromosome 14, iyBomTerr1.2, whole genome shotgun sequence includes:
- the LOC100650861 gene encoding pentatricopeptide repeat-containing protein 2, mitochondrial, which encodes MATSLRGLRRLNISLANSAFFKYNFINVGVRSMYTERDLGVSLYENTRYVFRNQFMTIENVFREKMQEICQHEDGVIYTEDLKAMIHLAQPNENDMQLLNVMLEKYIQNQEEKKFGKYIFGPVVMRMYYHLNQPEYALGAFNNDAIKDSFNYRTSFRILMCLLYKNNMYKEMREIYQKVLDAEGMEYIGSSVVLIYAACLKENTPEAVEFALDHWKHQQNTMKPSIRSSALLSYLLIKNNKPELAMEILSAIPLERVISIKNLKMLAYIHLGKYIQIIPILKYGTDRDTNRNKQYYFFSEVIDKLEEKLKTEEVEESKQLSSLIEIARQHDYIQSNCTLEEFILKPMTFSRRYKESSGEQRRYYPDKRSESKSYM
- the LOC100650980 gene encoding protein POLR1D produces the protein MDDETLNRLAVEALLEEAKIGAKRAEIMGPSGWIKPKESINKRFLHSTLRNVVLSNKYQLKRRSEKQLHISENTLK
- the LOC100651100 gene encoding uncharacterized protein LOC100651100, with amino-acid sequence MMEDPELIALNKLKNDLVAKAKNLIEKLKEQENQQEVVMLNLPRTTESGNNTKEKLQGQYTHILCNVSCGVSGITFKDIDKKWLHDNVYKYTTCLKTKALNLYVELTVKLEDEKEFEICDITCHFINIDKCYMLEIESWVQNMTRMKNFSLLTSAISQYSEENVVRKRILDKLNDGKYVSCKQCKEENGGILVYIHLTENVKQVYLILQWSVLFSEQYWKMEHHFVINPEKTDNICNQHFPLTAKFAQENQSLLQNFCKPNLTKENVIDLWDDLCSVIDMYEDSNQSEINDDME